In Mesoplodon densirostris isolate mMesDen1 chromosome 5, mMesDen1 primary haplotype, whole genome shotgun sequence, a single window of DNA contains:
- the PFN2 gene encoding profilin-2 isoform X1, protein MAGWQSYVDNLMCDGCCQEAAIVGYCDAKYVWAATAGGVFQSITPVEIDMIVGKDREGFFTNGLTLGAKKCSVIRDSLYVDGDCTMDIRTKSQGGEPTYNVAVGRAGRALVIVMGKEGVHGGTLNKKAYELALYLRRSDV, encoded by the exons ATGGCCGGTTGGCAGAGCTACGTGGATAACCTGATGTGCGATGGCTGCTGCCAGGAGGCCGCCATTGTCGGCTACTGCGACGCCAAATACGTCTGGGCAGCCACAGCCGGGGGCGTCTTCCAGAGCATTACG CCAGTAGAAATAGATATGATTGTAGGAAAAGACCGGGAAGGTTTCTTTACCAATGGTTTGACTCTTGGCGCAAAGAAGTGCTCAGTGATCAGAGATAGCCTATACGTGGATGGTGACTGCACAATGGACATCCGGACAAAGAGTCAAGGTGGGGAGCCAACATACAACGTTGCCGTCGGCAGAGCTGGTAGAG CATTGGTTATAGTCATGGGAAAGGAAGGTGTCCACGGAGGCACACTTAACAAGAAAGCATATGAACTCGCTTTATACCTGAGGAGGTCTGATGTGTAA
- the PFN2 gene encoding profilin-2 isoform X2 — translation MAGWQSYVDNLMCDGCCQEAAIVGYCDAKYVWAATAGGVFQSITPVEIDMIVGKDREGFFTNGLTLGAKKCSVIRDSLYVDGDCTMDIRTKSQGGEPTYNVAVGRAGRVLVFVMGKEGVHGGGLNKKAYSMAKYLRDSGF, via the exons ATGGCCGGTTGGCAGAGCTACGTGGATAACCTGATGTGCGATGGCTGCTGCCAGGAGGCCGCCATTGTCGGCTACTGCGACGCCAAATACGTCTGGGCAGCCACAGCCGGGGGCGTCTTCCAGAGCATTACG CCAGTAGAAATAGATATGATTGTAGGAAAAGACCGGGAAGGTTTCTTTACCAATGGTTTGACTCTTGGCGCAAAGAAGTGCTCAGTGATCAGAGATAGCCTATACGTGGATGGTGACTGCACAATGGACATCCGGACAAAGAGTCAAGGTGGGGAGCCAACATACAACGTTGCCGTCGGCAGAGCTGGTAGAG tcTTGGTCTTTGTAATGGGAAAAGAAGGGGTCCATGGAGGCGGATTGAATAAGAAGGCATACTCAATGGCAAAATACTTGAGAGACTCTGGGTTCTAG